In Phoenix dactylifera cultivar Barhee BC4 chromosome 1, palm_55x_up_171113_PBpolish2nd_filt_p, whole genome shotgun sequence, the genomic stretch AAAGTAGTAGAAAGGGAGAATAGAAGTTCTCTGCTTTCGATCCTCTCCTCTGTCTAATCCGTAGAGATCTATTTATAGATTTCTTCGGGACAGACGCGACCAAAaaccgatccaacggtcaaaactagtaagaaagtttgaaaaaacactGAGAGTGGAGCCAGCGGATGCGAGGTGAGTTGCGAAGAGGTGCAAGCGAGGAAACAACGTGGCTTCTCGCGCTTCGGGTGCGAGGCACGGCTCACGCACCTCAACTCATCGCACCTGTGGTGCGACCTCAGCCTCGGCTCTCACCTGCTTCGGACGAGCACGGGCGAGATACGACCTCGGCTCTTCGCGCTTTGGACGAGTACTCGCACGAGGCGAGACCCACCCGCCTCGAACGAGCACAGGCGCGCCTCCACGTGAATAAATCCTCGGAGGCTCGTGTCGCGAGGCGGGACGAGCTCAGGCCGAGCTACTGAGGGAATAAATCCTCTAATAAGGGCCTCCACCTGAATAAATCCTCCACGTGAGAATAAAACCAAGGAAAAGGAGAGTCGAACCTACGACCTCCTCCAAATCAAAACAACATACTAACTAACTAAGCCAAACTCCCATcttaacatatatataaatatatatgttttaaagtatgaaaacttttaatcattatttaacCAAAAAATCTAACATTAAAGTTTACCTTGGCTAGAAACTTAGGTTTCATGAGTTGCTCATTGTCTTTCTCAAGATGTTGTTCTTGGATCCTAATGACAGACAGTAGGCTTTTCATTGTCATATCCTCGGTTTTATATTTTAGCGATAATCCAAAATCTTTTCAAGAATGTGGGAGCCagtgccggctcgagccttaggcgactgaggcggtcgcctaaggcccccgacTGAAGGAAGGCCCCGTTTTGGCGCCTGCACTACTGCACAGCTACGGGCCCATAGCTTTCACATCCGCCTGCAACGCCGCCGCTACAGTGGGTTTCTGTCGACAGACACTCAGACAGCGAGACAGGCTATGGCTATAGCCTATAGGTGAGTCGGTGACTGAGGTGAACCGTGAGCTACAAGCCTACGACAAAGACAACCAACGGACATTTCCTCCCCCACTTTCTCTTCTCTGGGTTCTCTTCCCCCTCCTTTTCTCAGTTCTCTCCCAGtgctttttttgttttctgaacCTTCTTGGCAGTGACTCAGTCCTCTCCGGCTCTCCCCCCACCACCAGACTCCAATTCTTCTCCAGTTTCTTGATAACTCGACCATCGACGGGCGCTTCTTCGGTTCTTGGGCCGCCGGCCGCCCCTGCTCCGGAGTTCGGAGATCGGAGTCCGGACCTCCTCTCTACTCTTCTCGGCTCCTCGCCCTCCGGCCTCCGCTCTAATCCGCCTTGGCTCCTCGCCTCCTCGCCGCCGCCCGCCCGCCGCCCCTGTTCCGGAGTCCGGACACCAGAGTCTGGATAACTGGACCTCCTCTCCAGCAGTCCAGCTCTCCTCGGCTCCTCCGGCCTCCGCTCCTCGCCGTCCCCGGCTCCTCGTCGTCCTCCGCAGCTCCGTTCCTCCCCGTCCTCGGCTCTTCGGCTCTTCGCCGTCCTCGTTAGCGGCGAGGGGTCCACCGTCCACCAACCACCGTCCTCCGGCTAATAGGCAAGAACTTAAGGTTCATTTGCCGAAGTCCACCATCCACGGGCCTCACTTTTTAACTAGCTTTGGGGAGACATGAGACATCAGTCATCACTCATCACTcatctaatttttttaatgctttCTTTCTCTGTCTTCTCTCAAATATATTAGATTTGGAGGAATGAGATACCAGGGGGCAGGGGCCGctgaaggagagaatagtttcATTTGAGGTCAGTAAGAGCATTTAGTTCTCATACCTTGTTTTTGACATTCAGGGTTatctttttgttcttctttttggCGTTCATATGATAAAGATTGAATCTTTTTTCCTGTATCTGGTTTTTTCTGGAGAGTTTTGGGGTTCTTCACGCTTTTGATCATGCTTTGGATTGAGTTGAGgctggctttttttttaaagtcatTCTCTCCCCAGAAGTCCAAACTCTTAGACATCCTTTCAAAGTTTAGAATGGTTGTCATCTGAGAGAGCTAGGGCCGAGCAAATTTGTCTCGCACAGGTCTCTACATCTCAGAGAAATAATTGACCAATGCCCTCACCTCCCTATCGTGTTGAAGGCCACCCAACTGGCTAAACCTTTTCTGCATCATGATGACTTCGAGCCTCTTCACTATGAAGTCTATCGACAGGCGGACAAAGGAGTCATAGTTGCTGGATGTAGCCACACCATATTGGGCACTTCCAAGTTCCAACAAGCAATTTTTGCTTGCAATTTTTGTTGCTTACTCCTGATGAGTTTCTTCAAAGATTTGACTTTTTTGATCAAAGATTGAGGTCTTTGGGTTTCATTgcacttattaaaaaaatttcataatttaaaaaaaaaaaaggcctctcttactgagttcgccttaggcccccaaacgcattgggccgcccctggtgGGAGCTTGTCAATAGTACAAGCAACTTGAAAGCTCTCAGTTATACCCATTCCCCTTAAACCTAATTCATGATCAATCATTGTTAACTCATGGGCTTGGTCAATTATGGGCTTGGTGTCAACCATCTTATATGACAGGAATTGACTAGCAGTAACTTGTCCATTCTGGCATCTTGGATACTATATTTCTTATTAAGatcatcccaaatctctttagaGGTTTTAAAAGTACAGTAAACATCAAAAAGGAGATAAAAAAGATAGGACCAAATCCTTCTGATGCTATGTTTCTTGAttattctcttaatagtgttACTTATAGATTCTTAGTCATTAATTTTGATATAAATGGCATAGATAAGAATACTATAATTGAATCTAAAGATGCTTCCTTTTTTGAAGACAATTTTCAtttaaggataaaatagaaAGGCATGTAAAAGATAGAtctaatgatgcatcttgtagTACACCCTCTAATTCTCTAATTATTCCTgctaatgaaaatgaaaataaatttattgaTATTAATGAACTTAGTAAAGGCAAAagaattaagaaaaagaaaaattttggatcTGATTTCTATACCTTTACGGTTGAAGATGATCCTAAAACATATAAAGATGCTATGAACTCATCAGATTCTATGTTTTAGAAGAAAGCTATTAATAGTGAAATGAATTCACTTATGACTAATGAAACGTAGTTTCTAACTAACTTACCACCTGGTAATAGGGCTATAGGCTGTAAATGGATATTTAAGAAGCAATTAAGACCTGATGGTtcaattgaaaaatataaagcaagattagttgctaaTGGCTTTTCTCAAAAAGAGGGTATTGACTACTTTGATACGTATTCCCCTGTGACTAGGATAACCACTATACGTACTTTAATTGCACTAGCTTCAATTCATAATTTGATAATccatcagatggatgtcaagactGCTTTCCTCCATAGTGATTTAGAGGAAGAGATTTATATGAATCAGCCAGAGGGATATGTGGCTCAAGgacagaaaataaaagtttgtaggttagtcaaattcctctatggtttaaaacaagctcctaagcaatgACATAacaatttgataaaataattgtttCTTATGGCTTTAAAGCAAAAGAATCTGATAAgtcttatattctaagttagaaaatgattcatgtattatcttgtgtttatatgttgatgatatcttaatttttggtgctgatatgaatatggtgactattatccaaattttcttgtctaataattttgatatgaaagatttaggttAGGCAGAGGTAATTCTTGGTAACAGGATTACCAGAATACCTGATGGTATGATCTTTGATCAATCacaatatattgagaaaatattgaagaaatttgataagtaCAACTGTAAATCGGTGAGTACATCTTATGAGcatggtttgaacttgaagtgcAACAAAGGTGATCTAGTGGCCCAAGAAAAATATGCTCAAATTATTAGGACACTGATGTAACAAGTAGACCTGACATTTCCTATGTTATAGGAAAGCTCAGTAGGTTTAATAGTTGCCCTAATATTAGTCACTAGGAAGCACTGGATAGAGTACTTAGATACTTGAGAGGTACCATGTATTATGGTTTACTTTACTCAAGATTTTTCTGTTGTACTTGAAGGATATAGTGATGCTAGTTGAATCATTGATTTAGTGAACCGAAAAGGAACTAGTGGATACATATTCATGTTGGTTGGGGCAGCTGTTGCTTGAAGATCATCTAAACAAACTGTGATCACCAGATCCATTATGGAGGCTGAGATTGTAGCCTTAGATTCTGCAAGTCATGAAGCAAAATGGTTTAAGAATCTTATATCTGAAATACCTATTATGAAAAAGCCTATGCATGCTATCTCTTTGTTATGTGATAATGAAGCTGCAATTAATACTTGTAGAAATACTGAGTATAACAAGAGAAACAGAAGATACATTAGTGTGAGACATAAGACTATTAgatacctaattaaaaatagtatCATGACTTTGAAATTTGTTAAATCTAAAGATAACCTAGCAGATTCTTTGACTAAAGGACTAGCTAGAAGCAAAGTCATGGAAACATCAAAAGTGATGGGACTGAAACCCATAAGGAATCATTGATAATGGCAACCCAACCTATTCTGGCTGGAAATCCCAAGACGAAAGGTTCAACAGGAAAAACAACTTGCTTAATGATTAGTTAGCACTATTATAAAATGACTTTATGTCGTTTGATCTCTCCCTATGATGTGAGTGCTAAACACAACAGAGGTATACGGAAGAGTTTAAAACTCTAAATGAGTCCGAGTCTATGGCAAGGTGCTATGCTGCGAGCACCCTTGGAGGACTCACCTATGTGAGTGTGACTGTATGGCCGTAATCTATGGGGATAAGGGTTTAACCCCTAGAGCGCTCATGAAACTGAGATATTGATGTATGAGGCAGGAAAAAGCACCACCTATGACGAAGTCAGTATTTGCATTTGTCATAGGCGAAGTATATAGAAATCTGAACCAAAGAATTTGGTTCAAAGCTTTTTAGCTACCACTATACCTTTCagatgaaaatatattttcactaGGTAAAGGTTCAAAGCCGCAAGCTACCTTTATTGAAGTCGTGACATAAACAAGCCTGGTTTGACCATTTTgtgattttataaaattttgaaaacattttaatcaggtggaggaatgttagatttttttggttaaataatgattaaaagttttcatactttaaaacatatatatatgtgtgtgtgtgtgtgtgtgtgtgtgtgtgtgttaagGTTGGAGTTTGGCTCAGTTGGTTAGTATGTTGTTTTGATTTGGAGGAGATTGTTGCTGAGGGAATAAATCCTCCAATGAGCGCCTCCATGTGAATAAATCCTCCACGTGAGAATAAAACCGAGGAAAAGGAGAGTCGAACCCACGTTAGTGGGTTGTTTTGATTTGGAGGAGGTTGCGGGTTCGACACTACTTTCCCTCGATTTTATTCTCACGTGGAGAGCCGGGGGAATAAATCCTCCAATGAGCGCCTCCACGTGACTAAATCCTCCACGTGAGTAAAGGAGAGTCGAGCCCACGACCTCCTCCAAATCAAAACAACATACTAACTAACTGAGCTAAACTCCAACTTTAacatatatacaaatatatatgttttaaagtatgaaaatttttaatcattatttaacCAAAAAATCTAACAACTACTTCATCACCCAGTACAGTAAGTGCCGGCCAAACAAGGATGGGAAGGTCGAGGACATCTGCCTGGAGGCTCCAATCCTACTGGATCAATGAACCACACTGAATTGGTTTATGTCCACCGGAGGGATGGCATCTCCTTTGTCCGGCACCGCCGTCCCCTCGTGTCGCCGAATGGAAAGTTTGATATGCCTGCGGACAAATCCAAGAACATGACTGTGTATAGGTGCGAGAATCGATGCGGCCCGCCAATGCTCTAtacccatgccaccttccacaGAACCATGGCGATCCCAGACTCGCAGCTtacagttttctttttttttttggtcaaaatggCGTTTCATTCCAATAACTCAAATTtaagtacatcctgccaaatcaaACGAAAATAAGCAGTACAATATATGGGAAACACCTGCTAAACTCGTCCAAATGACGTCTCCAGAATGACGTGCCACAtatgaggcgacccagtctgctgctcTGTTCGTCTCTTGATACACATGAATAATCTGGATAATGGACAACTCTTGTACCAATCTGCGAGTATTCCGAATCAACGGATGACCATCGCCATACCTATCCACTCCCCGTATCCAAGCAATCACCATGGTAGAGTCTTCCTCAATACACAATATGTCGACACCCAGCACACGTCTCGCATACAAGATGCCCTCCCAGGCTACTCGTAGCTTCGCCCCTACAGCAGTCAAGTCTGGTGTGCTCCGTCCACCAGCTGCAATCAATCTACCATAATGGTCCCTAACAACAAAGCCCACTCTACCGGATGCTCTATCTATCACCATAtcaccatcaaaattcaccttaAGATAACCAGAAGGTGGGGATACCCAAGAAAGAGATGCATACCTGGACGTTGCAACAGCAGAACAAGTACCTCAAATATCCCTGGCCAACCCAAATGAAGTCGATGGTGTCACCGAAGAGACCTTCGCAGCCTGAGACACGGCTCTGTCCATCACAATCCTAGGAAGCGACCCTCTCCCCTCAAACAGGCGACTATTCTTATCTAGCCATATATGATAAGCCAAATAGACCACCACTACTCCCAGCTCAGCTGTGCTAGGCCTTTGAGAGGAGTTCCTCAAGAGCAATAACAAGTCCTCCACTGACTATCACCTTGAGGATAAGGATGCAGATAAATAGCTCCAAATTTGTACAGCCCTGGGACAGTGAAGTAAGACATGGAAGCTTATAGTTTCATCAGCCTCAATTATATCCATCTGAGGTCAACCACTGCCTCGGGCTCATGGAAGCTTATGACAAAGGAGGATCAGGACATCATTGCCGTTAGGTAGACACCATTGGTCGTGGCTTCGGGACCAGCTCTGCGCTCCCCGAACCCTCGTCAACCCTTCAGTGGTTCTCTACGTCAACAAGAAAGAAGCTCCGCTGCCCAACGGTGGATTCGTGATACAACCCCTGACCTTGCCTGACAGGGATTCGCCCATCCAAGTTTTAGCACCAGTCCCTTTATAGGTTAAAAAATAGGGTGAAAAAAGAAGCGAAGCGGCTTCCTTGGAATTGTTGGATTCGGTAGTGAAATGATCAATAGCTGGGCTACTCTGGGTTTGATAGAAAATGGTTGGCAATGTCGAGCGAGCGTGTACCTGGGTTGATGGACAGGGATGAATACATACAGTGTGCATCCAACTTCTCCAAAGCTTACTTTGCCCGATGCAGAACAGAATACGGCTTCATTACCTTCTAGTTTCCTCGTCCTTCAACACCTTCATGTGCTCGGAGGATAGAGTGTAAGAATATAATTGAACCGACCACTCCTTTAAAGGTTATTTGGGCAATGGGTGCCCAGTGGTCAGAAAACCAATTTAGCGAGAGGGCCGTGCATTCAATTATGAATGGAAGGCCTGTCCCT encodes the following:
- the LOC120112459 gene encoding uncharacterized protein LOC120112459, whose product is MKVLKDEETRRYASLSWVSPPSGYLKVNFDGDMVIDRASGRVGFVVRDHYGRLIAAGGRSTPDLTAVGAKLRVAWEGILYARRVLGVDILCIEEDSTMVIAWIRGVDRYGDGHPLIRNTRRLDVLKFELLE